In the genome of Cellvibrio sp. KY-YJ-3, one region contains:
- a CDS encoding hydroxymethylglutaryl-CoA lyase, with protein sequence MTLPNQVRIVEVGPRDGLQNEKQTITTATKIQLIENLVAAGLTYIEAGSFVNSKWVPQMADSGDVFSGVARKPGVTYAALTPNLQGYERAIAVNANEVAIFAAASEAFSQKNINCSISESIQRFETLISAAKAQQIPVRGYISCVAGCPYSGAVNAQTVASIAKELLAMGCYEISLGDTIGVGTAGQIKHLIETLARDIPIEKIAAHMHDTYGQALANIYAALEMGVSVIDSSVAGLGGCPYAAGATGNVATEDVVYLLNGLGIQHGVDLDKLIYAGNTISAALNKPSNSKVAKAKSKSL encoded by the coding sequence ATGACTCTCCCCAACCAGGTACGCATTGTTGAAGTAGGCCCGCGCGATGGTTTGCAAAACGAAAAGCAAACCATCACCACCGCCACCAAAATTCAATTAATCGAAAATTTAGTCGCTGCTGGTTTAACCTATATTGAAGCCGGTAGTTTTGTGAACTCGAAATGGGTGCCGCAAATGGCTGACAGTGGCGATGTATTTTCTGGCGTCGCACGCAAACCCGGCGTAACTTACGCTGCACTCACCCCCAACCTGCAAGGTTATGAACGTGCGATTGCCGTTAACGCCAATGAAGTGGCCATTTTTGCGGCGGCATCGGAAGCCTTTAGTCAAAAGAATATTAATTGCTCCATTAGCGAAAGTATCCAACGTTTTGAAACCTTAATTAGCGCCGCCAAAGCGCAACAGATCCCGGTGCGCGGTTATATCTCCTGTGTTGCCGGCTGCCCCTATTCCGGCGCAGTAAATGCACAAACCGTTGCCAGTATCGCCAAAGAATTATTAGCCATGGGCTGCTACGAAATTTCGCTGGGCGACACCATCGGCGTCGGCACTGCCGGACAAATCAAACATTTAATTGAAACACTCGCGCGCGACATTCCCATCGAAAAAATCGCTGCGCACATGCACGACACTTACGGACAGGCACTCGCTAACATTTATGCCGCATTGGAAATGGGCGTGAGTGTGATCGATTCATCCGTCGCTGGTTTAGGCGGCTGCCCCTACGCCGCCGGTGCAACCGGCAATGTCGCCACTGAAGATGTAGTCTATTTATTAAATGGCTTGGGTATTCAACACGGTGTTGATCTGGATAAATTAATTTATGCCGGCAATACCATCAGCGCAGCATTAAATAAACCAAGCAATTCAAAGGTTGCGAAGGCAAAAAGCAAATCCCTCTAA
- a CDS encoding DUF2288 domain-containing protein: MTNEIEQQINLETAQIHWHELQRFFASGNAIAVDPTLDLTHVAAQIVADNAAQIKIWMDAGLVDAVKDTQAQSWYEQNALVWAVVIKPWVLVQPII, encoded by the coding sequence ATGACAAACGAAATCGAACAACAAATCAATTTGGAAACCGCGCAAATTCACTGGCACGAACTGCAGCGTTTTTTCGCCAGCGGCAATGCCATCGCTGTAGATCCAACATTGGATCTAACTCACGTCGCCGCCCAAATTGTCGCTGACAATGCCGCGCAAATTAAAATCTGGATGGATGCGGGCTTGGTTGATGCAGTCAAAGATACCCAAGCCCAATCATGGTACGAACAAAATGCATTGGTATGGGCCGTGGTGATAAAACCTTGGGTGTTGGTGCAGCCGATAATTTAA
- a CDS encoding GNAT family N-acetyltransferase, translating into MRHIRRATKEDAEAVTNLYRELNTLSPVSVLPERIDAVANSSNTFLLVCDDSGEIIATALLCLCQDVMFDNQPFAVVENVVVSANYKREGSGKSMMDYIEAFCLAQDCSKIMLQTSSENRDAQDFYTAMGYDPNAKIGFIKYRRYFSR; encoded by the coding sequence ATGCGCCACATTCGCCGCGCCACAAAAGAAGATGCAGAAGCCGTAACTAATTTATACCGCGAACTCAATACACTCTCACCCGTCTCAGTATTGCCAGAGCGAATTGACGCAGTAGCAAATAGCAGCAATACATTCTTGCTAGTGTGCGATGATAGCGGCGAAATTATCGCCACCGCACTCCTCTGTCTATGCCAGGATGTGATGTTCGACAACCAACCTTTTGCAGTGGTTGAAAATGTAGTGGTCAGTGCCAACTATAAACGCGAAGGCAGCGGCAAAAGTATGATGGATTATATTGAAGCGTTTTGCTTGGCGCAGGATTGCTCCAAAATTATGTTGCAGACCAGCAGTGAAAACCGCGACGCACAGGATTTTTACACGGCGATGGGTTACGACCCGAACGCCAAAATCGGTTTTATAAAATATCGCCGCTACTTCTCACGATAG
- a CDS encoding DUF6524 family protein, which yields MNLTASGVALRFLFALLLVLLSYNPSGYSYFHWVHSSFSDITPYVVIAGVILLIGWGIYIKATLNSLGLIGIIALAALFACLVWLFVYWGFLSVTDISAMAWVIEILLAALLAVGMCWSHFTRRMSGQVDVDEIEDK from the coding sequence ATGAATCTTACTGCCAGCGGCGTTGCATTGCGCTTTTTGTTCGCGCTCTTATTGGTACTACTCAGTTATAACCCAAGTGGCTACTCTTATTTTCACTGGGTTCATAGCAGCTTCAGTGACATTACGCCCTATGTAGTAATTGCGGGAGTTATTTTGCTCATAGGCTGGGGAATCTACATTAAAGCCACGCTTAACTCGCTCGGGTTAATTGGCATAATTGCCCTCGCAGCGCTTTTTGCATGCCTTGTATGGCTGTTTGTTTACTGGGGATTTTTAAGCGTTACCGACATCTCGGCAATGGCTTGGGTCATTGAGATATTGCTAGCTGCATTGCTCGCCGTAGGAATGTGCTGGTCGCACTTCACTCGCCGCATGAGTGGGCAAGTGGATGTGGATGAGATAGAAGATAAGTAG
- a CDS encoding alpha/beta hydrolase, with protein sequence MRYICGAFLIVFFATANMAFAQQSTKQFVLSNTEIIPIQSAITGRDHELVLVYPSSYKTNPEKKYPVLYYLDAYWDTPLLVSTYGNLIYDNQVPEFIMVGLSYPSVADYGKERRIDYTFTSVDEGSGKANLFLQFIQQEVAPLIEKQYRGEKADRVIAGNSLGGLFAITAAYQAPDFFSGFIALSPAVEWDKQALVKLDNSYAKTHKALNGRMFISYGTTEYPAFRDPIIKFQQQLVARNYQGLKLQNYVMEGLDHTTVKGDGYVRGLMWVWKNKKPAGPSGLERDMTAAQ encoded by the coding sequence ATGCGTTATATCTGTGGCGCTTTTCTAATTGTATTCTTCGCAACGGCCAACATGGCTTTTGCACAGCAAAGCACCAAGCAGTTTGTATTGAGTAATACCGAAATTATTCCCATCCAATCAGCAATCACTGGCAGAGATCATGAATTAGTCTTGGTCTATCCATCCAGTTACAAAACCAATCCTGAAAAGAAATATCCGGTTCTTTACTATCTCGATGCTTATTGGGATACGCCACTACTGGTATCAACCTACGGCAATTTAATTTATGACAATCAAGTGCCCGAATTTATTATGGTTGGCCTGTCTTATCCTTCAGTTGCAGATTACGGCAAAGAAAGACGCATTGATTACACTTTTACCTCGGTGGATGAGGGTTCAGGCAAAGCTAATTTGTTTTTACAATTCATCCAACAAGAAGTCGCTCCGCTCATAGAAAAACAATATCGCGGTGAAAAAGCCGACAGGGTGATTGCCGGTAATTCATTGGGTGGATTATTTGCTATTACCGCCGCGTATCAAGCGCCTGATTTTTTCAGTGGTTTTATCGCATTAAGCCCGGCAGTGGAGTGGGATAAACAAGCACTCGTGAAGTTGGATAACAGCTACGCAAAAACACACAAAGCACTCAATGGCCGTATGTTTATTTCTTATGGCACCACAGAGTATCCCGCTTTTCGCGACCCTATAATTAAATTCCAGCAGCAGTTAGTTGCACGCAACTACCAAGGGCTTAAGTTGCAAAATTATGTAATGGAAGGGCTTGATCACACCACCGTAAAAGGTGACGGCTATGTGCGCGGGTTAATGTGGGTGTGGAAAAATAAAAAGCCCGCAGGGCCAAGTGGGTTAGAGCGGGATATGACTGCAGCGCAGTAA
- the smrA gene encoding DNA endonuclease SmrA: MSTNNSDSDFFLSQMKDVKPIKVEEKVVLASPHKDKTSIATRRKAATAELAKDQNFLSGEYIEPLDPLAVIEFKRDGVQHGVYRSLRMGKYQIDARLDLHNMTIDQARTAVFQFIKDCMAHDIRCALITHGKGEGREQPAQLKSCVAHWLPQLDEVMAFHSAQKRHGWLGATYVLLRKSEKKKQETWELHNKR; this comes from the coding sequence ATGTCTACTAACAATTCTGATAGCGATTTCTTCCTCTCCCAGATGAAAGATGTAAAACCCATCAAGGTAGAAGAGAAAGTGGTGCTGGCATCGCCGCATAAGGACAAAACCAGTATCGCAACCCGCCGCAAGGCCGCGACTGCTGAGCTCGCGAAAGACCAAAACTTTCTCTCCGGCGAATATATAGAGCCGCTTGATCCGCTTGCGGTCATTGAATTCAAACGCGATGGTGTGCAGCATGGTGTCTATCGCAGTTTGCGTATGGGTAAATACCAAATTGATGCACGGCTCGATTTGCACAATATGACCATTGATCAAGCGCGCACCGCTGTATTTCAATTTATTAAAGACTGCATGGCGCACGATATTCGCTGCGCACTCATTACCCATGGCAAAGGTGAAGGGCGCGAACAACCGGCGCAATTAAAAAGCTGCGTTGCCCACTGGCTGCCGCAATTGGATGAGGTGATGGCATTTCATTCAGCACAGAAACGCCACGGTTGGCTTGGCGCCACTTATGTACTGCTGCGCAAAAGTGAAAAGAAAAAACAGGAAACCTGGGAGCTGCACAATAAACGCTAG
- the acs gene encoding acetate--CoA ligase codes for MSEVHLYPVPESFKRSAAITLARYKEMYDQSINAPDTFWAEQAKTFLTWQQPWSQVTKSDLRKGEVSWFIDGKLNVSVNCIDRHLPARAKQTAIIWEGDDPSEDQFITYQELHDQVCRLANALRERGVKKGDRVCIYMPMIPEAAYAMLACTRIGAIHSIVFGGFSPEALKDRIQDAECQVVITSDEGLRGGKRVPLKKNADIALAQCSGVHTCIVVKRTGGDIAWDEKRDFWYEDLVERQANDCEPEIMDSEDPLFILYTSGSTGKPKGVLHTTGGYLLQAAMTHKYVFDYQEGDVYWCTADVGWVTGHSYIVYGPLTNGATTLMFEGVPTYPDASRCWQVIDKHGVNSFYTAPTAIRALMGAGDDYVTKTSRASLKILGSVGEPINPEAWEWYYRVVGDSRCPIMDTWWQTETGAHMLTPLPGAIDLKPGSATVPFFGVQPVLLDPEGKEVIGAGEGNLCIKAAWPSQIRTVYGDHQRCIDTYYSTYPGYYFTGDGARRDTDGYYWITGRVDDVLNVSGHRMGTAEVESALVLHDKVAEAAVVGYPHDIKGQGIYAYVTLMAGEQPSDELKKELLALVVKEIGAIARPDIIQWAPGLPKTRSGKIMRRILRKIAANELDSLGDTSTLADPAVVNELIANRANQ; via the coding sequence ATGTCTGAAGTCCATCTGTATCCGGTTCCCGAATCCTTTAAACGCAGCGCAGCGATCACTCTGGCGCGCTACAAGGAAATGTACGACCAATCAATCAATGCGCCCGATACCTTTTGGGCGGAGCAGGCAAAAACCTTCCTGACCTGGCAGCAGCCTTGGTCGCAAGTGACCAAAAGTGATCTGCGCAAAGGCGAAGTGAGTTGGTTTATCGATGGCAAATTGAATGTCAGTGTTAACTGCATCGACCGCCATTTACCGGCCCGCGCCAAACAAACGGCGATTATCTGGGAAGGCGATGATCCTTCCGAAGACCAATTTATTACCTACCAAGAATTGCACGACCAAGTTTGTCGTCTCGCCAACGCTTTGCGCGAACGCGGGGTGAAAAAGGGTGATCGTGTGTGCATCTATATGCCGATGATTCCAGAAGCCGCTTATGCCATGCTCGCTTGTACCCGTATCGGCGCGATCCACTCAATCGTATTCGGCGGTTTCTCACCCGAGGCGTTGAAAGACCGTATTCAGGATGCGGAATGTCAGGTAGTGATTACCTCGGACGAAGGTCTGCGCGGTGGCAAACGTGTGCCACTCAAAAAGAATGCCGATATCGCCCTGGCACAATGCTCCGGTGTACACACTTGTATCGTGGTTAAACGCACTGGTGGTGATATCGCTTGGGATGAAAAGCGCGATTTCTGGTACGAAGATCTGGTTGAGCGTCAGGCCAATGATTGTGAACCGGAGATCATGGATTCCGAAGATCCACTGTTTATCCTCTACACCTCCGGCTCCACCGGCAAACCCAAAGGCGTATTGCACACCACCGGCGGCTATTTGCTGCAAGCGGCCATGACCCACAAATACGTATTCGATTATCAGGAAGGCGATGTTTACTGGTGTACCGCCGACGTGGGTTGGGTGACCGGCCATAGCTATATCGTTTACGGCCCGCTTACCAATGGCGCGACCACGCTAATGTTTGAAGGCGTGCCCACTTACCCGGATGCTTCGCGCTGCTGGCAGGTGATCGACAAACACGGCGTAAACAGCTTTTATACCGCACCCACCGCAATTCGCGCCCTGATGGGCGCAGGTGACGACTATGTCACCAAAACTTCGCGCGCCAGTTTAAAAATCCTCGGCAGCGTAGGCGAACCGATTAACCCCGAAGCTTGGGAGTGGTACTACCGTGTGGTGGGCGATAGCCGCTGCCCGATTATGGATACCTGGTGGCAAACCGAAACCGGCGCTCACATGCTCACCCCATTGCCCGGTGCTATTGACCTCAAACCCGGTTCCGCAACAGTGCCTTTCTTTGGTGTGCAGCCAGTGCTGCTTGATCCGGAAGGTAAAGAGGTTATCGGCGCAGGCGAAGGCAACCTCTGTATCAAAGCTGCATGGCCAAGCCAGATCCGCACCGTGTATGGCGATCATCAGCGCTGCATCGACACCTATTACAGCACCTATCCCGGCTATTACTTCACTGGCGACGGCGCCCGCCGCGATACTGATGGTTACTACTGGATCACTGGTCGTGTGGACGATGTATTAAACGTCTCCGGCCACCGCATGGGTACGGCGGAAGTGGAGAGTGCATTGGTGTTGCACGACAAGGTTGCGGAAGCGGCAGTGGTTGGCTATCCGCACGACATTAAAGGCCAGGGCATTTACGCCTATGTCACCTTGATGGCGGGAGAGCAACCGAGTGACGAATTGAAGAAAGAATTGTTGGCCTTGGTGGTGAAAGAGATTGGCGCTATCGCCCGTCCCGACATTATCCAGTGGGCACCGGGTTTGCCCAAAACCCGCTCTGGCAAAATCATGCGCCGCATCTTGCGCAAAATTGCCGCTAATGAATTGGATTCATTGGGTGATACTTCAACGCTTGCTGATCCAGCAGTGGTGAATGAGTTGATTGCCAATCGCGCCAATCAATAG
- the panD gene encoding aspartate 1-decarboxylase: MLTHMLKAKLHMAKVTQAELWYDGSCAIDADLVALAGMREFEQIDIYNVNNGERFHTYIILAEPGSGTFSMNGAAARKVAVGDRVIIATYGYFNNEELVAHKPKLVYLNEDNSVNRTSNTIPMQME; the protein is encoded by the coding sequence ATGCTGACTCATATGCTTAAAGCAAAATTACACATGGCCAAAGTGACCCAGGCCGAGCTGTGGTACGACGGCTCCTGCGCGATTGACGCCGATCTGGTAGCCCTGGCTGGTATGCGTGAATTCGAGCAAATCGATATTTACAACGTCAATAATGGCGAGCGTTTTCACACTTACATCATTTTGGCTGAGCCGGGTTCAGGCACCTTTTCTATGAATGGTGCGGCAGCACGTAAGGTAGCGGTGGGTGATCGCGTAATTATTGCGACCTATGGCTATTTCAACAATGAAGAGCTGGTGGCGCACAAACCCAAGCTGGTCTATTTAAATGAAGACAACAGCGTCAATCGCACCAGCAACACCATTCCTATGCAGATGGAATAA
- the panC gene encoding pantoate--beta-alanine ligase has product MQVFHHIQSLREALAAERKAGKRIGFVPTMGNLHSAHIELVKIAQRNCDVVVTSIFVNPLQFGLNEDWDKYPRTLAADSAKLEAVGCNYLFCPDEKEIYPNGMAEQTRVIVPTMTDVLCGASRPGHFEGVTTVVTKLFNIVQPDEAVFGVKDFQQLAVIRRMVEDLCIPIKITAGEIFREEDGLAMSSRNGFITADERPKVAVLNRSLNAIKQAITDGRRDFSVLVDEARAQIEAAGFRVDYISICNSRTLEMAAHDDREITILGAMYTQGARLIDNVSVVLV; this is encoded by the coding sequence ATGCAGGTTTTTCATCACATTCAATCCCTTCGTGAAGCCTTGGCGGCCGAGCGCAAAGCCGGTAAACGTATTGGTTTTGTGCCAACTATGGGCAACTTGCACAGTGCCCATATCGAGCTGGTGAAAATCGCCCAGCGCAATTGCGATGTGGTAGTGACCAGTATTTTTGTCAACCCGCTGCAATTTGGCTTGAATGAAGATTGGGATAAATACCCGCGCACCTTGGCAGCTGATTCGGCCAAATTGGAAGCGGTAGGTTGCAACTACCTGTTTTGCCCCGATGAAAAAGAAATCTACCCCAATGGTATGGCCGAGCAGACCCGTGTAATAGTGCCAACTATGACCGATGTACTCTGCGGTGCGAGTCGCCCCGGCCACTTTGAGGGCGTGACAACCGTAGTCACCAAGTTGTTTAATATTGTGCAGCCGGACGAAGCGGTGTTTGGCGTCAAGGATTTTCAACAGCTGGCGGTTATTCGTCGCATGGTGGAAGACCTATGTATTCCGATTAAAATCACCGCTGGTGAGATTTTTCGCGAGGAAGACGGCCTGGCGATGAGCTCGCGCAATGGCTTTATCACTGCCGACGAGCGCCCAAAGGTCGCGGTGCTCAACCGCAGTTTAAATGCGATCAAACAGGCGATCACTGATGGTCGCCGCGATTTTTCAGTGCTGGTGGACGAGGCGCGCGCGCAGATTGAAGCGGCGGGTTTTCGGGTGGACTACATCAGCATTTGCAATAGCCGCACACTGGAAATGGCGGCACACGATGATCGGGAGATCACTATACTCGGCGCCATGTATACCCAGGGCGCACGACTAATTGACAATGTTTCTGTGGTGCTGGTCTAA
- a CDS encoding MOSC domain-containing protein: MNSQARLLDKLCASIAPGKLEWIGLRSERRGEVVVVDQAEAVVGLGLVGDHRMKKTPGSARQVTLISSEYIQQICYHTGHASVDPRLLRRNLVISGMNMNLLRYQRLQIGEVILETNALCHPCSRMDEALGAGGTAAMFGYGGLCAKVIQGGTFTLGDAVVRLPVIDNQARLFP; this comes from the coding sequence ATGAACAGCCAAGCCCGTCTGCTCGACAAACTCTGTGCCAGTATCGCTCCCGGAAAATTGGAGTGGATTGGTTTGCGCAGTGAACGGCGCGGCGAGGTAGTGGTAGTTGATCAAGCCGAGGCGGTGGTGGGTTTGGGGTTGGTGGGTGATCACCGCATGAAAAAAACACCGGGATCAGCGCGCCAAGTCACGCTGATCAGCAGTGAATATATCCAGCAAATTTGCTATCACACGGGGCATGCATCGGTTGATCCGCGCCTGCTGCGCCGCAATCTTGTCATCTCCGGGATGAATATGAATTTGCTTCGCTATCAGCGTTTGCAAATCGGCGAAGTAATCCTCGAAACCAACGCCCTGTGTCACCCCTGCTCGCGTATGGATGAAGCGCTGGGGGCGGGCGGTACAGCGGCAATGTTTGGTTACGGCGGCTTGTGTGCCAAGGTGATTCAGGGCGGCACTTTTACCCTTGGCGATGCGGTTGTTCGTTTACCCGTAATCGATAATCAGGCTCGGCTTTTCCCTTGA
- the dnaB gene encoding replicative DNA helicase: MPESSFESASFEDRLASQLTAQSALPHSVEAEQSVLGGLMLDNNRLDAVLEVVTESDFFREDHKLIFRMMLALQEAGQPLDVITLSEELHKHDELERVGGLGYLVEMANNTPSAANIAAYAKIVRERSTLRQLIAAAQDISKSSMNPAGLDSDDLLQLAEKRVAEIAEDRPKEGGLVGVNELLKQTVQRIDELFRSGSDITGVPTGITDLDQRTSGWQPGELIILAARPSMGKTALALNFVEGALFNQPKPVVVFSMEMPSSALVMRMMSSIGRIDQGKMRNGKLTEEDWPKLSSAVAKLKDKLLFIDDTGGLNPQEMRARIRRIAREHGNPGMIMVDYLQLMTVAGSGEGRTQEISEISRSLKGMAKEFECPMIALSQLNRGVEQRPNKRPMNSDLRESGAIEQDADVILFIYRDEYYNEDSPDKGMAELIIGKQRNGEIGTCRAAFVGKYTRFDNLAPEYFQQDQY, translated from the coding sequence ATGCCTGAATCCAGCTTCGAATCTGCCAGTTTTGAGGATCGCCTCGCGAGCCAACTCACCGCCCAGTCTGCACTGCCGCATTCGGTAGAGGCCGAACAATCGGTGCTGGGTGGTTTGATGTTGGATAACAACCGCCTGGATGCAGTGCTCGAAGTGGTCACTGAATCGGATTTTTTCCGCGAGGATCACAAACTCATTTTCCGCATGATGCTGGCGTTACAGGAAGCCGGTCAACCGCTGGACGTTATCACCCTCTCGGAAGAGTTGCATAAACACGACGAATTGGAGCGTGTGGGCGGTTTAGGCTACTTGGTCGAAATGGCCAACAATACGCCAAGCGCCGCTAACATTGCTGCTTACGCCAAAATCGTACGCGAGCGTTCAACCCTGCGCCAACTGATTGCCGCCGCACAGGATATTAGTAAATCCAGTATGAACCCCGCAGGTCTGGATTCCGATGACCTGTTGCAGCTGGCCGAAAAACGTGTGGCCGAGATCGCTGAAGATCGCCCCAAAGAAGGTGGTTTGGTCGGTGTGAATGAGCTGCTGAAACAAACGGTGCAGCGCATTGATGAGCTGTTCCGCTCCGGTAGTGACATCACCGGGGTGCCCACGGGTATTACTGACCTGGATCAGCGCACCTCCGGCTGGCAGCCGGGCGAATTGATTATCCTCGCCGCGCGTCCGTCCATGGGTAAAACCGCGCTGGCGCTCAACTTCGTGGAGGGCGCGCTGTTTAACCAGCCTAAGCCGGTGGTGGTGTTTAGTATGGAAATGCCATCTTCCGCGCTGGTGATGCGGATGATGTCCTCCATTGGTCGTATCGACCAAGGCAAAATGCGTAACGGTAAACTCACCGAAGAGGATTGGCCGAAACTTTCCTCTGCCGTTGCCAAACTCAAAGACAAATTGCTGTTTATCGACGATACCGGCGGTTTGAACCCCCAGGAAATGCGCGCCCGTATCCGGCGTATCGCACGTGAACACGGCAACCCCGGCATGATCATGGTCGACTACCTGCAGTTGATGACGGTTGCTGGCAGTGGTGAAGGCCGTACCCAGGAAATTTCCGAAATCTCCCGCTCGCTCAAAGGCATGGCCAAAGAATTTGAATGCCCGATGATCGCCCTTTCGCAGTTAAACCGCGGCGTGGAACAGCGCCCCAACAAGCGCCCGATGAACTCGGACTTACGTGAATCTGGCGCCATCGAGCAGGACGCGGACGTAATCCTGTTTATCTACCGCGACGAATACTACAACGAAGACAGTCCTGACAAAGGCATGGCCGAATTGATTATCGGCAAGCAACGTAACGGCGAAATCGGCACCTGCCGCGCCGCGTTTGTCGGCAAATACACCCGCTTTGATAATCTCGCGCCTGAGTATTTCCAGCAGGATCAGTATTAA
- the rplI gene encoding 50S ribosomal protein L9, translating into MEVILLDKVGRLGAIGDKVTVKSGYGRNFLLPQGKAIAATAKNIADFEARRAGLEAAAAAKIAEATARAEKLAALQVTIAANAGDEGRLFGSIGTRDIADAITAAGVEVAKSEIRLPQGVLREIGQYEIDVQLHAEVIQAVKLAVVPE; encoded by the coding sequence ATGGAAGTTATTCTGCTCGATAAAGTAGGCCGTTTAGGCGCTATTGGTGACAAAGTTACCGTTAAGTCTGGCTATGGCCGCAATTTCTTGTTGCCGCAAGGCAAAGCAATTGCTGCTACTGCAAAAAACATCGCTGACTTCGAAGCGCGTCGCGCTGGTTTGGAAGCGGCAGCTGCTGCAAAAATTGCTGAAGCAACTGCACGCGCTGAGAAACTGGCTGCATTGCAAGTGACTATCGCGGCTAATGCTGGTGACGAAGGCCGTTTGTTCGGTTCTATCGGCACTCGCGACATCGCTGATGCAATCACTGCAGCTGGCGTTGAAGTTGCCAAGTCAGAAATTCGCTTGCCACAAGGCGTACTGCGTGAAATCGGTCAATACGAGATCGACGTTCAGTTGCACGCTGAAGTGATTCAAGCGGTTAAATTGGCTGTTGTTCCAGAGTAA
- the rpsR gene encoding 30S ribosomal protein S18 produces the protein MARFFRRRKFCRFTAEGTKRIDYKDVETLKAYITETGKIVPSRITGTKAKYQRQLATAIKRARYLALIPYTDSHE, from the coding sequence ATGGCCCGTTTTTTCCGTCGTCGCAAATTCTGCCGTTTTACCGCTGAAGGCACCAAGCGCATCGATTACAAAGATGTTGAAACGCTGAAAGCTTACATCACCGAAACTGGCAAGATCGTTCCAAGCCGTATCACTGGCACCAAAGCTAAATACCAACGTCAGTTGGCTACTGCTATCAAGCGTGCTCGTTACCTGGCTTTGATTCCATACACTGACAGCCACGAGTAA